From the genome of Amycolatopsis sp. NBC_01488, one region includes:
- a CDS encoding neutral zinc metallopeptidase, with product MPGQPSQGPVGRPQFPGQPPRGSQGAQGFPAHGPYRPANFPQAGAPLPPPAAATPPVFTPAYPGPAPFGPRFAPGYRPYVAKKSNTGVIVAVAIIGIVAVVGGLVAGVALIGGTTRHVADAGYSSTYPSDTYETTSAEQTTETTSSTEETTTSETTERETRTSETPSGPRSVAATGNNPLFASADYGLQNVPCSLSRWATDQSSVTRFFQSGIACLDAMWSRMLGVVNLPFRTPNLSVPRSLSESSTPCGGGGTTTGVTPFYCPTNDTIYLPMDRIELDVWGNHPGPYLSILAHEYGHHVQNLAGISEAYGNQRYDAGADSAVGLELSRRMELEAQCFSGMFLGSASVSGGSVDRNIYNEAWNAQDRGDDYARNGKRDHGSAKHNISWWQHGASKNRNQQCNTWLAASGDVS from the coding sequence GTGCCCGGGCAGCCGTCGCAGGGGCCGGTCGGGCGGCCACAGTTTCCCGGCCAACCGCCCCGAGGTTCGCAGGGCGCCCAAGGCTTCCCCGCCCACGGCCCCTACCGCCCGGCGAACTTCCCCCAGGCCGGCGCACCCCTCCCACCACCGGCCGCGGCGACGCCGCCCGTCTTCACCCCGGCCTACCCCGGCCCGGCGCCCTTCGGGCCGCGGTTCGCGCCCGGCTACCGGCCCTACGTCGCCAAGAAGTCGAACACCGGGGTCATCGTCGCCGTGGCGATCATCGGGATCGTCGCCGTGGTCGGGGGGCTGGTCGCGGGCGTCGCGCTGATCGGGGGCACCACGCGGCACGTCGCCGACGCCGGGTACTCCAGCACCTACCCCTCGGACACCTACGAAACCACCTCCGCCGAGCAGACCACCGAAACCACGTCGTCCACCGAGGAAACGACCACCAGCGAGACGACCGAACGCGAGACCCGGACGTCCGAAACACCGAGCGGCCCCCGCTCGGTCGCCGCGACCGGGAACAACCCGCTGTTCGCCAGCGCCGACTACGGCCTGCAGAACGTCCCGTGCTCGCTGAGCCGCTGGGCGACCGACCAGAGCAGCGTCACGCGCTTCTTCCAGTCCGGGATCGCCTGCCTCGACGCCATGTGGTCACGCATGCTCGGTGTCGTGAACCTGCCGTTCCGGACGCCGAACCTGTCGGTGCCGCGGTCGCTGTCGGAATCGTCGACGCCGTGCGGGGGCGGGGGCACGACGACCGGCGTCACGCCGTTCTACTGCCCGACGAACGACACGATCTACCTGCCGATGGACCGCATCGAGCTCGACGTGTGGGGCAACCACCCCGGCCCGTACCTGTCGATCCTCGCCCACGAATACGGCCACCACGTGCAGAACCTGGCCGGGATCTCCGAGGCGTACGGCAACCAGCGCTACGACGCGGGCGCCGACTCGGCGGTCGGCCTGGAGCTCTCGCGGCGGATGGAGCTCGAGGCGCAGTGCTTCTCGGGCATGTTCCTCGGCTCGGCGTCGGTCTCCGGCGGGTCGGTCGACAGAAACATCTACAACGAGGCCTGGAACGCCCAGGACCGCGGCGACGACTACGCCCGCAACGGCAAGCGCGACCACGGCAGCGCCAAGCACAACATCTCCTGGTGGCAGCACGGCGCGTCCAAGAACCGCAACCAGCAGTGCAACACGTGGCTGGCGGCCTCGGGAGACGTTTCCTAG
- a CDS encoding RDD family protein: MHEESELVTGEAVVLDLRVAKLASRALAMLLDLLVQFALLLVAFFVLTLTVPGDDASLALTLILVFLVLILVGYPVLFETLSRGRSLGKMAVGLRVVRVDGGPIRFRHALTRGLAGFVIDFWALGVFGAVAVIVSLCSSDGRRVGDFLAGTLVVRDRAPESAAYSVIGMPPGLEGWAAQLDLTRLPDDLALASRQFLARFGQLAPEASHALGWKLAQQVGNALGTPVPPGVPPWAFLAAVLAERRNRDHARAVRAYAAQVEAARGHLPAGPEPGYSASAQPGFVATAGQAVPAPAPWSAAVAGPGPGVAGSGGAGFGVAGPGSGAAEDLPTPPSGTPVAPVENPFTPPS, from the coding sequence GTGCACGAGGAATCCGAGCTGGTCACCGGCGAAGCCGTCGTCCTGGACCTGCGCGTCGCCAAGCTCGCCAGCCGCGCGCTGGCGATGCTGCTGGACCTCCTCGTGCAGTTCGCGCTGCTGCTGGTCGCGTTCTTCGTGCTCACGCTCACCGTGCCCGGCGACGACGCGTCGCTCGCGCTGACCCTGATCCTGGTCTTCCTGGTGCTGATCCTGGTCGGCTACCCGGTGCTGTTCGAGACGCTCTCGCGCGGCCGCTCGCTGGGCAAGATGGCGGTGGGGCTGCGCGTGGTGCGCGTCGACGGCGGGCCGATCCGCTTCCGCCACGCGCTGACCCGCGGGCTGGCCGGCTTCGTCATCGACTTCTGGGCGCTCGGCGTGTTCGGGGCGGTCGCGGTGATCGTGTCGCTGTGCTCGTCGGACGGCCGCCGCGTCGGCGACTTCCTCGCCGGGACGCTGGTGGTCCGCGACCGTGCCCCGGAAAGCGCGGCCTACTCCGTGATCGGCATGCCCCCGGGCCTCGAGGGCTGGGCAGCTCAGCTCGACCTGACGCGACTGCCGGACGACCTCGCCCTGGCGAGCCGCCAGTTCCTGGCGAGGTTCGGCCAGCTGGCGCCCGAGGCGTCGCACGCGCTCGGCTGGAAGCTCGCGCAGCAGGTCGGCAACGCGCTGGGGACGCCGGTGCCGCCCGGGGTGCCGCCGTGGGCGTTCCTGGCGGCGGTGCTGGCGGAACGACGCAACCGCGACCACGCCCGCGCGGTCCGCGCGTACGCGGCCCAGGTCGAGGCGGCACGCGGGCACCTTCCCGCGGGGCCGGAGCCGGGGTACTCGGCGAGTGCGCAGCCGGGGTTCGTGGCGACGGCTGGGCAGGCCGTGCCTGCGCCTGCGCCGTGGTCGGCGGCCGTGGCCGGGCCGGGGCCTGGTGTGGCTGGGTCTGGTGGGGCCGGGTTCGGCGTGGCCGGCCCGGGATCCGGCGCTGCCGAGGATCTGCCGACTCCGCCGTCCGGAACTCCGGTGGCGCCGGTCGAAAACCCGTTCACGCCGCCGAGCTAG
- a CDS encoding stage II sporulation protein M, whose amino-acid sequence MDVDVFVATHSAEWARLGELTHRGGKLTGAEADELVTLYQRTATHLSIVRSVAPDPALVSRLSGLVARGRSAISGSHSPAWREVALFFTRRFPAAVYLSRRWWIPAALVSIAVMAVIAVWVAGDPHVRASIASPDELNQLTRPGGEAESYYSTGPATSFAARVWTNNAWVAATCLFLGIALGLPVIGALWMNSLNAGLIIGAMSAAGRGDVMIGLLLPHGLLELTAVFIAAGTGLKLGWTVVDPGRRSRTKALAEQGRSVVVLALGLACVLFVSGIIEAFVTPSGWPTGIRVGIGVLVEVLFLVYVFTLGRRAARDGEVGDLDARDAGDALPESA is encoded by the coding sequence GTGGATGTGGACGTCTTCGTCGCGACGCACTCGGCGGAGTGGGCCCGCCTCGGCGAGCTGACCCACCGCGGCGGCAAGCTGACCGGGGCGGAGGCCGACGAGTTGGTGACGCTCTACCAGCGGACCGCGACGCACCTGTCGATCGTCCGCTCGGTCGCGCCTGATCCGGCCCTGGTGAGCAGGCTGTCCGGGCTGGTCGCCCGCGGCCGGAGCGCGATCTCGGGGTCGCACAGCCCGGCGTGGCGTGAGGTCGCGTTGTTCTTCACGCGCCGCTTCCCCGCCGCGGTGTACCTCTCGCGGCGCTGGTGGATCCCGGCCGCGCTGGTGTCGATCGCGGTGATGGCGGTGATCGCCGTCTGGGTCGCGGGCGACCCGCACGTCCGCGCGTCGATCGCGTCGCCGGACGAGCTGAACCAGCTGACCAGGCCCGGTGGCGAGGCGGAGAGCTACTACTCGACGGGCCCGGCGACGTCGTTCGCGGCGCGCGTGTGGACGAACAACGCCTGGGTGGCGGCGACGTGCCTGTTCCTCGGTATCGCGCTGGGCCTGCCGGTGATCGGCGCGCTGTGGATGAACTCGCTCAACGCCGGGCTGATCATCGGCGCGATGAGCGCGGCCGGCCGCGGCGACGTGATGATCGGCCTCCTGCTGCCGCACGGCCTCTTGGAATTGACGGCGGTGTTCATCGCCGCGGGCACCGGGCTGAAGCTCGGCTGGACGGTGGTCGATCCGGGCCGCCGGTCCCGCACGAAGGCGCTGGCGGAGCAGGGCCGGTCGGTCGTGGTGCTGGCGCTCGGGCTGGCGTGCGTGCTGTTCGTGTCCGGGATCATCGAGGCATTCGTGACGCCGTCGGGCTGGCCGACGGGGATCCGGGTCGGCATCGGCGTGCTCGTCGAAGTGCTGTTCCTGGTCTACGTCTTCACGCTCGGCCGCCGCGCGGCTCGCGATGGCGAAGTCGGCGACCTCGACGCGCGTGACGCCGGGGACGCCCTGCCCGAATCAGCATAG
- a CDS encoding RICIN domain-containing protein translates to MRKSLAGCLVLLAVSVPGIASADDGAPVYLAEGGGKLSLAVADGKPVLADAADPSAKWTYDKNSQHFTSVPSGQCLTAASPVDGVAVKLAACDDKDSHQAWRRVAGLPGLVEIANVATARCLTAEGATAGARLYQEVCSLTGIANTWAAGGRTLAILSGNGQRLATKDPGTPFVVRVIGENGQPAPDVPVSFYVRAARPKNVLVFEGGSETATAKTGADGSAASPKLTLTEPGEFEARFVGTAGLDDGSSIAFEGSCLC, encoded by the coding sequence ATGCGGAAGTCTCTGGCCGGGTGCCTGGTCCTGCTCGCGGTGTCGGTGCCGGGCATCGCGTCGGCCGACGACGGCGCGCCGGTGTACCTCGCCGAGGGCGGCGGCAAGCTGTCCCTGGCCGTCGCCGACGGGAAGCCCGTATTGGCCGACGCGGCGGATCCGAGCGCGAAATGGACCTACGACAAGAATTCCCAGCACTTCACGAGTGTCCCGAGTGGACAGTGCCTCACCGCGGCCAGCCCGGTCGACGGCGTCGCCGTGAAGCTCGCGGCCTGCGACGACAAGGACAGCCACCAGGCGTGGCGGCGCGTCGCGGGGCTGCCCGGCCTGGTGGAGATCGCGAACGTCGCGACCGCGCGGTGCCTGACCGCCGAGGGCGCCACCGCGGGAGCCCGGCTGTACCAGGAAGTCTGTTCCCTGACGGGCATCGCGAACACGTGGGCGGCGGGCGGCCGCACGCTGGCGATCCTCTCGGGCAACGGCCAGCGCCTGGCGACGAAGGACCCGGGCACGCCGTTCGTGGTCCGGGTGATCGGCGAGAACGGCCAGCCCGCGCCCGACGTCCCGGTGAGCTTCTACGTCCGCGCGGCGCGGCCCAAGAACGTCCTGGTCTTCGAAGGCGGCAGCGAAACGGCGACGGCGAAGACGGGCGCGGACGGATCGGCGGCGAGCCCGAAGCTGACGTTGACCGAGCCGGGTGAGTTCGAAGCGCGGTTCGTCGGAACCGCCGGGCTCGACGACGGATCGTCGATCGCCTTCGAGGGCTCGTGCCTATGCTGA
- a CDS encoding DUF58 domain-containing protein produces the protein MAVTGRLGLLALFGALVVGLVWPSATGILAVGGVLLLLVAVDLVLAGSVRTLTFLRSGDTSVRLGEPCEVTLVVANPGGRTVRGQLRDAWPPSAGAADRHALRVPPGERRALVTALRPSRRGDRTAARVTVRSVGPLGLAARQGSHEVPWTVRVLPPFHSRKHLPSRLARLQQLDGRNAVLIRGQGTEFDSLREYVIGDDVRSIDWRATARAADVMVRTWRPERDRHVVLVLDTGRVSAGRVGDAPRLDAAMDAALLLAALASRAGDRVDLLAYDRRLRAAVQGSSGASLLTSLVNAMAPLEPSLVETDARGMVAEVLQRTRRRSLVVLLTGLDAAPLEEGLFPVLSSLTARHELIVASVADPRVAEMLTGRGDAAAVYDAAAAARTTAERQRVTERLGRHGVSVVDAVPEELPPALADRYLALKAAGRL, from the coding sequence ATGGCCGTCACCGGAAGGCTCGGGCTGCTGGCGCTGTTCGGCGCACTGGTGGTCGGGCTGGTGTGGCCGTCGGCGACCGGGATCCTGGCCGTCGGCGGGGTGCTCCTGCTGCTCGTGGCCGTCGACCTCGTGCTGGCCGGGAGCGTGCGGACCTTGACCTTCCTGCGGTCGGGCGACACGTCGGTGCGGCTCGGCGAGCCGTGCGAGGTGACGCTGGTCGTCGCGAACCCCGGCGGGCGCACGGTTCGCGGGCAGCTGCGCGACGCGTGGCCGCCGAGCGCGGGCGCGGCCGACCGGCACGCGCTGCGCGTTCCGCCGGGGGAGCGCCGGGCGTTGGTCACCGCGCTGCGTCCTTCGCGCCGCGGTGACCGGACGGCGGCGCGGGTGACGGTCCGGTCGGTGGGGCCACTGGGGCTGGCCGCGCGGCAGGGTTCGCACGAGGTGCCGTGGACCGTCCGCGTGCTGCCGCCGTTCCACAGCCGCAAGCACCTGCCGTCGCGGCTGGCGCGGCTGCAGCAGCTCGACGGCCGCAACGCGGTGCTGATCCGCGGCCAGGGCACGGAGTTCGACTCGCTGCGCGAGTACGTGATCGGCGACGACGTCCGCTCGATCGACTGGCGCGCGACGGCCCGGGCAGCGGACGTGATGGTCCGGACGTGGCGCCCGGAACGCGACCGGCACGTGGTGCTGGTGCTGGACACGGGCCGCGTCTCGGCCGGTCGCGTCGGCGACGCCCCGCGGCTCGACGCGGCGATGGACGCGGCGTTGTTGCTGGCAGCACTGGCTTCCCGGGCGGGGGACCGCGTCGACCTGCTGGCGTACGACCGCCGTCTGCGCGCGGCGGTGCAGGGCTCGTCGGGAGCTTCCCTGCTGACGTCGCTGGTGAACGCGATGGCGCCGCTGGAGCCGTCGCTCGTGGAGACGGACGCGCGCGGGATGGTCGCGGAGGTGCTTCAGCGCACCCGCCGCCGGTCGCTGGTGGTGCTGTTGACGGGATTGGACGCGGCGCCGCTGGAGGAGGGACTGTTCCCGGTGCTGAGTTCGCTGACCGCACGGCACGAGCTGATCGTCGCGTCGGTGGCGGACCCGCGGGTCGCGGAGATGCTGACCGGCCGGGGCGACGCGGCGGCCGTGTACGACGCGGCGGCCGCGGCACGCACGACGGCGGAGCGGCAGCGGGTGACCGAACGCCTGGGCCGGCACGGCGTCAGCGTGGTGGACGCGGTGCCGGAGGAGCTGCCGCCGGCGCTGGCGGACCGCTACCTGGCGCTGAAGGCGGCCGGACGGCTCTGA
- a CDS encoding AAA family ATPase: MTSENATGARDALIALRAEVGKAVVGNDAAVTGLILALLCRGHVLLEGVPGVAKTLLVRALAAALDLETTRVQFTPDLMPGDVTGSIVYDAHSGEFSFREGPVFTNLLLADEINRTPPKTQSSLLEAMEERQVSLDGKSRPLPDPFIVIATQNPVEYEGTYPLPEAQLDRFLLKLTMPTPSREDEIGIVWRHAQGFDPRNLAAAGLKAVAGATELAAAREAVARVTVGPEVIGYVVDLCRATRQLPSVRIGVSPRGATALLAVTRAWAWLAGRDYATPDDVKALARPALRHRLDVRPEAELEGVTADGVLDRVLASVPVPR, translated from the coding sequence TTGACCAGCGAGAACGCGACTGGGGCCCGGGACGCGCTGATCGCGTTGCGCGCCGAGGTCGGCAAGGCCGTCGTCGGCAACGACGCCGCGGTGACCGGGCTGATCCTGGCGCTGCTCTGCCGAGGGCACGTGCTGCTCGAAGGCGTGCCGGGCGTGGCGAAGACGCTGCTCGTGCGGGCGCTGGCGGCGGCACTGGACCTGGAGACGACGCGCGTGCAGTTCACGCCGGACCTGATGCCCGGCGACGTCACCGGCTCGATCGTCTACGACGCGCACAGCGGCGAGTTCTCCTTCCGGGAGGGCCCGGTGTTCACGAACCTGCTGCTCGCCGACGAGATCAACCGGACGCCGCCGAAGACGCAGTCGTCGCTGCTGGAGGCGATGGAGGAGCGGCAGGTCTCGCTCGACGGCAAGTCGCGGCCGCTGCCCGACCCGTTCATCGTGATCGCCACGCAGAACCCGGTGGAGTACGAGGGCACCTACCCGCTGCCGGAAGCGCAGCTGGACCGGTTCCTGCTGAAGCTGACCATGCCGACGCCGTCGCGCGAGGACGAGATCGGCATCGTCTGGCGGCACGCCCAGGGCTTCGACCCGCGCAACCTCGCCGCGGCGGGCCTCAAGGCGGTCGCCGGCGCCACGGAACTCGCGGCGGCGCGGGAAGCCGTGGCGCGGGTGACGGTCGGGCCCGAGGTGATCGGGTACGTCGTCGACCTGTGCCGGGCGACGCGGCAGCTGCCGTCGGTGCGGATCGGCGTCTCTCCCCGTGGTGCCACGGCGCTGCTCGCGGTGACGCGGGCCTGGGCGTGGCTCGCCGGGCGTGACTACGCGACGCCCGACGACGTGAAGGCGTTGGCGCGGCCCGCGTTGCGGCACCGCCTCGACGTGCGGCCGGAGGCCGAGCTGGAGGGCGTCACCGCGGACGGCGTGCTCGATCGCGTGCTCGCGTCCGTGCCCGTGCCGCGCTGA
- a CDS encoding DUF4350 domain-containing protein, with product MSTVSPDVRRIWRGVRIPLALVVLIFAAAALLLLGRGEQTHGALEPGSYEPGGAHALAQLLRDQGVDVRTAHTVAEADDAVGEDATLLVTQPDLVPAKRFDALRQRAADVVLVTPGAPTLRDSLPLVRPVGQSDVGTLHPECTVAAAVAAGDVTLGGIGYASPGARSCYPGEDGGGTLLQLADSGGTTTLLGSSAPLTNSRLADQGNAALGLRLLGAHPKLVWYLPSTTDPALDDTRKSFFELIPDGWYYGAAQAFIAVALLALWRARRLGPVVTEPLPIVVRAAETAEGRARLYRRAKAADHAGETLREAVRTRLRTALGLPRDADAAALVNSVSERTGRPANDVGAVLYGPPVPDDPALVRLAGELDRVEREVGRS from the coding sequence ATGAGCACAGTCTCGCCGGACGTGCGCCGGATCTGGCGGGGCGTGCGGATTCCCCTGGCCCTGGTGGTGCTGATCTTCGCCGCCGCGGCCCTGCTCCTGCTCGGCCGCGGCGAGCAGACGCACGGCGCGCTCGAACCCGGCTCGTACGAACCCGGCGGCGCGCACGCGCTGGCGCAGCTCCTGCGGGACCAGGGCGTCGACGTCCGGACCGCGCACACCGTCGCCGAAGCGGACGACGCGGTCGGCGAAGACGCGACGCTGCTGGTCACGCAACCGGACCTCGTCCCGGCGAAGCGGTTCGACGCGCTGCGGCAGCGCGCCGCGGACGTCGTCCTCGTGACGCCGGGGGCGCCGACGCTGCGCGACTCGCTGCCGCTGGTGCGGCCGGTCGGCCAGAGCGACGTGGGCACGCTGCACCCGGAGTGCACGGTCGCCGCGGCGGTCGCGGCCGGCGACGTCACGCTCGGCGGCATCGGGTACGCCTCGCCCGGCGCGCGGTCGTGCTACCCCGGCGAGGACGGCGGTGGCACGCTGCTGCAGCTCGCCGACTCGGGCGGCACGACGACGCTGCTCGGCTCGTCGGCGCCGCTGACCAACTCGCGGCTCGCCGACCAGGGCAATGCGGCGCTGGGGCTGCGCCTGCTCGGGGCGCACCCGAAGCTCGTCTGGTACCTGCCGTCCACCACGGACCCGGCGCTGGACGACACCCGCAAGTCGTTCTTCGAGCTGATCCCGGACGGCTGGTACTACGGTGCCGCGCAGGCGTTCATCGCGGTGGCGCTGCTGGCGCTGTGGCGGGCGCGCCGGCTCGGCCCGGTGGTCACCGAGCCGCTGCCGATCGTCGTCCGCGCGGCCGAGACCGCCGAGGGCCGCGCCCGGCTGTACCGGCGGGCGAAGGCCGCGGACCACGCGGGCGAGACACTGAGGGAGGCCGTGCGGACCCGCCTGCGGACTGCGCTGGGCCTGCCGCGCGACGCCGACGCGGCGGCGCTGGTGAACTCGGTGAGCGAGCGGACCGGTCGGCCGGCCAACGACGTCGGCGCGGTGCTCTACGGCCCGCCGGTGCCGGACGACCCGGCGCTGGTCCGGCTGGCCGGCGAACTGGACAGGGTGGAACGAGAGGTGGGGCGAAGTTGA
- a CDS encoding DUF4129 domain-containing protein: protein MVTLVLTDVPVDIDRDSARRAAAAELTDPKYRDARPNILQQVGQWLGDQLEKLLNGLSSVVPGGIFGVLLVLVLLIVLVVVIRLRTGKIARTSRADRTVFGGQRQSADDYRRSAAEAAAGGRYDDAVRDRFRAVVRALEERALLDVRSGRTADEAAAEAGVLLPNVAAELRQGARLFDDVHYGGREGTEAAYRTLTELDELCRRERPVAMAGP from the coding sequence ATGGTGACCCTGGTTCTCACTGACGTCCCGGTCGACATCGACCGGGACAGTGCGCGGCGCGCGGCGGCGGCGGAGCTGACCGACCCGAAGTACCGGGACGCGCGGCCGAACATCCTGCAGCAGGTCGGGCAGTGGCTCGGCGACCAGCTGGAGAAGCTGCTGAACGGCCTGTCGTCGGTGGTGCCGGGCGGGATCTTCGGGGTGCTGCTCGTCCTCGTGCTGCTGATCGTGCTCGTCGTCGTGATCCGGCTGCGGACCGGCAAGATCGCCCGTACTTCCCGGGCCGACCGGACGGTCTTCGGCGGGCAGCGGCAGAGCGCCGACGACTACCGCCGCTCGGCCGCCGAAGCCGCCGCGGGCGGGCGGTACGACGACGCCGTCCGCGACCGCTTCCGGGCCGTCGTGCGGGCACTGGAGGAACGCGCGCTGCTCGACGTCCGGTCCGGCCGGACCGCGGACGAGGCCGCCGCCGAGGCCGGGGTGCTGCTGCCGAACGTCGCCGCGGAGCTGCGGCAGGGCGCGCGCCTCTTCGACGACGTCCACTACGGCGGCCGCGAAGGCACCGAAGCGGCCTACCGCACGCTGACCGAGCTGGACGAACTCTGCCGTCGTGAACGGCCGGTCGCCATGGCGGGCCCGTGA
- a CDS encoding neutral zinc metallopeptidase, giving the protein MPDAQPDLPWLGRPHTVSAPRRRSPAAVIGVCLGAVAVLVLGLVAIVVLNRGETPLATANYRDNPSAQDLSSQPQPGGAGAPASASSLPSETSAPSATGPQKILKLADHPILQDPNAGLQNRVCTLPTWQSTQAGAEAFFTAASKCLDAAWGPFLEAYHLPFTPPALHFPTGASFETECGTIQVGIATAAYYCENNLYVPFRGLQTDQYGNNPGVYLALFAHEYGHHVQEVAGLMDAAWQKIYEAGQNSPAGLEMSRRKELQAQCFSGMFLGAHVDQGGSVSRDMYNKAWNDQETRGDNTSRSHDHGTNAHYASWWRAGATSNRIADCNTFAAPSSEVS; this is encoded by the coding sequence GTGCCGGATGCGCAACCGGATCTTCCCTGGCTGGGCCGCCCCCACACCGTGTCCGCGCCGCGCCGCCGATCCCCGGCGGCGGTGATCGGGGTCTGCCTCGGGGCGGTGGCCGTGCTGGTGCTCGGGCTGGTCGCGATCGTCGTGCTCAACCGCGGCGAGACGCCCCTGGCCACCGCGAACTACCGCGACAACCCGTCGGCCCAGGACCTGTCTTCCCAGCCGCAGCCCGGCGGCGCGGGCGCCCCGGCGTCGGCGTCGAGCCTGCCGTCCGAGACGTCGGCCCCCAGCGCGACCGGCCCGCAGAAGATCCTCAAGCTCGCCGACCACCCGATCCTGCAGGACCCCAACGCGGGCCTGCAGAACCGCGTCTGCACGCTGCCGACCTGGCAGAGCACGCAGGCCGGCGCGGAAGCGTTCTTCACCGCGGCCAGCAAGTGCCTGGACGCGGCGTGGGGCCCGTTCCTCGAGGCCTACCACCTGCCGTTCACGCCGCCGGCGCTGCACTTCCCGACCGGCGCGAGCTTCGAAACCGAGTGCGGCACCATCCAGGTCGGCATCGCGACGGCCGCGTACTACTGCGAAAACAACCTGTACGTCCCGTTCCGCGGGCTGCAGACCGACCAGTACGGCAACAACCCCGGCGTCTACCTGGCCCTGTTCGCCCACGAGTACGGCCACCACGTGCAGGAGGTCGCCGGGCTGATGGACGCGGCCTGGCAGAAGATCTACGAGGCGGGCCAGAACAGCCCGGCCGGGCTGGAAATGTCGCGGCGCAAGGAGCTGCAGGCCCAGTGCTTCTCGGGCATGTTCCTCGGCGCGCACGTCGACCAGGGCGGGTCGGTCAGCCGCGACATGTACAACAAGGCCTGGAACGACCAGGAAACCCGCGGTGACAACACGTCCCGCAGCCACGACCACGGGACGAACGCGCACTACGCGTCGTGGTGGCGGGCGGGCGCGACGAGCAACCGGATCGCCGACTGCAACACCTTCGCGGCGCCGTCGTCCGAGGTCAGCTGA
- a CDS encoding potassium channel family protein codes for MKALRRLPLGSLTDRPDHELVGILRMPELTVSPLRSIVKRIIGALLALLATVIIVYVDRGGYRDANGDGLSLLDSLYYATVSLSTTGYGDIAPATSSARLVNVLVITPLRVLFLIVLVGTTLEVLTERSRQAFKIQKWRTKVRDHTVVVGFGTKGRSAVNALLGDENIAPGQIVVVDTDQQALDAASALGLVAVHGSATRSDVLRVAAVQHARAVVVAPNRDDTAVLVTLTARELAPKAHIVASVREAENVHLLKQSGADQVVVSSETAGRLLGMATSTPLVVDIMEDLLTPESGLAIAERPVEPSEEGGSPRHLSDLVLGLVRDGVLYRVDAPQADAIEPGDKLLYVRKVTPAEKIER; via the coding sequence ATGAAGGCACTGAGGCGGTTGCCGCTGGGCAGTCTCACCGATCGGCCGGACCACGAGCTCGTCGGCATCCTGCGGATGCCCGAGCTGACGGTCAGCCCGCTCCGCTCGATCGTCAAGCGGATCATCGGCGCGCTGCTCGCGCTGCTGGCCACCGTGATCATCGTCTACGTCGACCGCGGCGGCTACCGCGACGCCAACGGCGACGGCCTGTCCCTGCTGGACAGCCTGTACTACGCCACCGTCTCGCTCTCGACGACCGGCTACGGCGACATCGCGCCGGCCACCTCGTCCGCCCGCCTGGTGAACGTGCTGGTGATCACCCCGCTGCGGGTGCTCTTCCTCATCGTCCTGGTCGGGACCACCCTGGAGGTGCTCACCGAGCGCTCCCGGCAGGCGTTCAAGATCCAGAAGTGGAGGACGAAGGTGCGCGACCACACGGTCGTCGTCGGGTTCGGCACCAAGGGCCGGTCCGCCGTCAACGCGCTGCTCGGCGACGAGAACATCGCGCCGGGCCAGATCGTCGTCGTGGACACCGACCAGCAGGCCCTCGACGCGGCGAGCGCGCTCGGCCTGGTCGCCGTGCACGGCTCGGCCACCCGCTCCGACGTCCTGCGCGTCGCGGCGGTGCAGCACGCGCGCGCGGTCGTGGTCGCCCCGAACCGCGACGACACGGCGGTGCTCGTCACGCTCACCGCCCGCGAGCTGGCGCCCAAGGCGCACATCGTCGCGTCGGTGCGGGAGGCGGAGAACGTCCACCTGCTCAAGCAGTCGGGCGCCGACCAGGTCGTCGTGTCCAGCGAGACGGCCGGGCGGCTGCTCGGCATGGCGACGTCGACGCCGCTGGTCGTGGACATCATGGAGGACCTGCTCACGCCCGAATCGGGCCTGGCGATCGCCGAGCGGCCGGTCGAGCCGTCCGAGGAGGGCGGGTCGCCGCGGCACCTGTCCGACCTGGTGCTCGGCCTGGTCCGCGACGGCGTCCTGTACCGCGTGGACGCTCCGCAGGCCGACGCCATCGAGCCGGGCGACAAGCTGCTCTACGTCCGGAAGGTGACGCCGGCGGAGAAGATCGAGCGCTGA
- a CDS encoding DoxX family protein has protein sequence MATSPRPAHFLAGVLGTMGVLHFAVPKPFDGLIPRSLPGSRRAWTYGSGAAEVAIATAVAVPRTRRLGGLAAALLFLGVFPGNVKMPLGASSAPLPRRALAWARLPLQWPLITWALKVRDQA, from the coding sequence ATGGCCACCTCACCACGACCGGCCCACTTCCTCGCCGGCGTACTGGGCACGATGGGCGTGCTGCACTTCGCCGTGCCGAAGCCGTTCGACGGCTTGATCCCGCGTTCGCTGCCGGGTTCCCGGCGCGCGTGGACGTACGGCTCGGGCGCCGCGGAGGTGGCGATCGCGACCGCGGTGGCGGTCCCGCGCACGCGCCGGCTCGGCGGCCTGGCGGCAGCCCTGCTGTTCCTGGGCGTGTTCCCGGGCAACGTGAAGATGCCGCTGGGCGCGTCGTCCGCTCCGCTTCCGCGACGCGCCCTCGCGTGGGCCCGCCTCCCCCTGCAGTGGCCCCTGATCACGTGGGCCCTGAAGGTCCGCGACCAGGCGTAA